One Homo sapiens chromosome 3, GRCh38.p14 Primary Assembly genomic window carries:
- the STRIT1 gene encoding sarcoplasmic/endoplasmic reticulum calcium ATPase regulator DWORF encodes MAEKAGSTFSHLLVPILLLIGWIVGCIIMIYVVFS; translated from the exons ATGGCTGAAAAAG CGGGGTCTACATTTTCACACCTTCTGGTTCCTATTCTTCTCCTGATTGGCTGGATTGTGGGCTGCATCATAATGATTTATGTTGTCTTCTCTTAG